A window of the Halopseudomonas phragmitis genome harbors these coding sequences:
- a CDS encoding Hsp20/alpha crystallin family protein has protein sequence MDMRYIKDSASALWDSVAEGWRHLTRSAGSALTTFHPGDKSDMPSAASVDDEHYLPTQSWSMLGGDLFEDEKRLVVRLEVPGMHKDDLVIEVLGDSLVVKGEKRFEQESSEGRWRVMQCAYGSFRRVVPLPAEVEADSAKASYRDGVLRIELPKRHPGAAQGRHIKVE, from the coding sequence ATGGACATGCGATATATCAAAGACAGCGCTTCGGCACTGTGGGACTCGGTGGCCGAGGGTTGGCGCCATCTGACCCGCTCGGCCGGCAGCGCCCTGACCACGTTTCACCCCGGCGACAAGAGCGATATGCCCAGCGCCGCCTCGGTCGATGATGAACACTACCTGCCAACCCAGAGCTGGTCGATGCTCGGTGGCGATCTGTTCGAGGACGAGAAGCGTTTGGTGGTGCGCCTGGAAGTGCCGGGTATGCACAAGGATGACCTGGTGATCGAGGTGCTGGGTGATAGCCTGGTGGTCAAGGGCGAAAAGCGTTTCGAACAGGAGTCCAGTGAGGGACGTTGGCGGGTCATGCAGTGCGCCTATGGCAGTTTCCGTCGAGTTGTGCCGTTGCCGGCCGAGGTGGAGGCGGATTCCGCCAAGGCCAGCTATCGCGATGGTGTGCTGAGAATAGAGTTGCCTAAACGGCATCCCGGTGCAGCCCAGGGCCGGCACATCAAGGTCGAGTGA
- a CDS encoding Hsp20/alpha crystallin family protein, producing MNSAKDKALQGVETARLPAISPAVDVLEDSEGITLLADMPGVRREQLQIDVEGDTLTLAGEISLQTPEAMEASHVEWQVPRYRRVFTLSHELDRDAISARLEQGVLHLRIPKLAQAQPRRIVIEPV from the coding sequence ATGAACTCCGCAAAAGATAAGGCGCTGCAAGGGGTAGAAACTGCGCGCTTGCCGGCTATCAGCCCGGCGGTTGATGTGCTTGAGGACAGTGAGGGCATCACTTTGCTGGCCGATATGCCCGGCGTTAGACGAGAGCAACTGCAAATCGATGTTGAAGGTGACACCCTGACATTGGCTGGCGAAATCAGTCTGCAAACCCCTGAGGCCATGGAAGCCAGCCATGTTGAATGGCAGGTGCCGCGTTACCGGCGGGTTTTCACCCTGTCGCATGAACTTGATCGTGACGCTATCAGTGCCCGGTTGGAACAGGGGGTCTTGCATCTGCGCATTCCCAAGCTGGCCCAGGCCCAGCCACGCCGAATTGTCATCGAACCGGTCTGA
- a CDS encoding Hsp20/alpha crystallin family protein, which yields MNKTLFPRDLFAEFDRLQRSMQEAFERSPAIRGVGRGGFPAINTGVTPQSVEIFAFVPGLAPETLELHLEKGVLTLSGERPSVHDPADTSRNSHLDERFSGRFRRVISLPDDIDPERVSARCRDGVLHVSIQRRVEVQPRRISIQ from the coding sequence ATGAACAAGACACTGTTTCCGCGTGACCTGTTTGCCGAATTCGATCGCCTGCAGCGCAGTATGCAGGAGGCCTTCGAGCGGTCACCGGCCATTCGCGGTGTGGGACGCGGCGGGTTTCCCGCTATCAATACCGGGGTTACCCCGCAGTCTGTAGAAATCTTTGCCTTTGTGCCTGGCCTGGCGCCAGAGACGCTGGAGTTGCACTTGGAAAAGGGAGTTCTGACCCTCTCCGGCGAGCGGCCCAGCGTGCACGATCCAGCCGACACATCACGTAACAGCCATCTTGATGAGCGCTTCAGCGGACGTTTCCGGCGGGTTATCAGCCTGCCTGACGATATCGATCCGGAACGGGTTAGTGCCCGCTGCCGCGATGGTGTGCTGCATGTCAGCATCCAGCGCCGGGTGGAGGTTCAGCCCCGGCGTATCAGTATTCAGTGA
- a CDS encoding NUDIX hydrolase — MSTQYENPWFRVVREDGFHWVVEDGARNGAAVLAIVDEHEVALVQTRRPAQGHREALEIPRGYGEPGETSLACACRELREETGYQARPEQLTRLGHYQPNSAILASSVELYLARLSASDRVGEHDSEVTGVILLPLETLRQRLLAGELSDGFTLAALAYYYAAQL; from the coding sequence ATGAGCACGCAATACGAAAACCCCTGGTTCCGGGTAGTGCGCGAAGACGGCTTCCACTGGGTAGTCGAGGATGGCGCGCGCAACGGTGCCGCCGTACTGGCCATTGTCGATGAGCACGAGGTAGCGCTGGTGCAAACCCGGCGCCCGGCCCAGGGACATCGGGAAGCTCTGGAGATCCCGCGCGGCTATGGCGAGCCGGGCGAAACCAGCCTGGCCTGCGCCTGCCGCGAGCTGCGCGAAGAAACCGGCTACCAGGCCCGCCCCGAGCAACTGACCCGACTTGGCCACTACCAGCCCAACAGCGCTATTCTGGCCTCCAGCGTCGAACTGTATCTGGCCCGCCTGAGCGCCAGCGACCGGGTCGGTGAGCATGACAGCGAAGTAACCGGTGTGATCCTGCTACCGCTTGAGACGTTACGCCAACGCCTGCTCGCCGGTGAACTGAGCGACGGCTTTACCCTGGCGGCGCTGGCCTACTACTACGCCGCTCAGCTCTGA
- the recD gene encoding exodeoxyribonuclease V subunit alpha, with protein MVERQSEQADLFATPPTPAPLHDSQALLALLDRWQSNGWLRALDRALVGLLLEQQPEADPRVLLAAALVSHQLGHGHVCLDLTATLSEPDFALSLPPDGETGSDTLLPSQVLGGLSVADWRSALAASALVDSWQPAEGNRPLVLVGERLYLRRYWHYERQVVDSLGRRLGQPLPQTADLPARLQQLFATSQQRPDWQLLACALAARGRFSIITGGPGTGKTTTVVRLLGLLQTPAVAVGQPLRIRLAAPTGKAAARLTESIGQQVGALALDEAVKAAIPTEVSTLHRLLGSLPDSRHFRHHAGNPLALDVLVVDEASMIDLEMMACLLTALPEQARLILLGDKDQLASVEAGAVLGDLCRRADGGWYSAETRAWLEQVSGQSLAEAGLLEGQADTHALEQQTAMLRHSHRFGRDSGIGELARAVNHCDAEQARQLLSRGGFSDIRSRPLKGPGDPAFAALVLGEGGLPGYAGYLEQLRQGRPGAQVGGGDPAWEQWARSVLQAFDRFQLLCAVRKGDWGVEAVNQRVASLLCRRGLLAGEHGWYEGRPVLVTRNDYSLGLMNGDIGIALRIREPALNPAEPEREALRVAFPRNDGSGGIRFVLPSRLPDVESVFAMTVHKSQGSEFAHAALLLPPARNPVLTKELVYTAITRASAQFSLLESREGVFEEAVRTRVRRISGLALEPAGQS; from the coding sequence ATGGTTGAGCGCCAATCCGAACAGGCTGACCTGTTTGCCACCCCGCCAACCCCAGCGCCGCTGCATGACAGCCAGGCCCTGTTGGCGCTGCTTGATCGCTGGCAGAGCAATGGCTGGTTGCGCGCGCTGGACCGGGCGCTGGTCGGGCTGCTGCTGGAACAGCAGCCCGAGGCGGACCCCAGGGTGCTGCTGGCCGCCGCCCTGGTCAGTCACCAACTCGGCCATGGGCATGTCTGCCTGGATCTGACCGCGACCCTGAGCGAGCCGGACTTCGCCCTGTCGTTGCCACCCGATGGTGAGACCGGCAGCGATACTCTGCTGCCCTCGCAAGTACTCGGCGGGCTGAGTGTCGCCGACTGGCGCTCGGCGCTGGCCGCCAGTGCGCTGGTCGACAGCTGGCAGCCGGCCGAGGGCAACCGGCCGCTGGTGCTGGTTGGCGAGCGGTTGTACCTGCGTCGTTACTGGCATTACGAGCGCCAGGTGGTCGACAGTCTGGGCCGGCGCCTGGGCCAGCCGCTGCCCCAGACGGCTGACCTGCCGGCGCGTCTGCAACAGCTGTTTGCCACTAGCCAGCAACGCCCGGACTGGCAATTGCTGGCCTGCGCGCTGGCTGCGCGTGGGCGCTTCAGCATCATCACCGGCGGCCCTGGCACCGGCAAGACCACTACCGTGGTGCGCCTGCTCGGTCTGCTCCAGACCCCGGCGGTGGCGGTCGGCCAGCCGCTGCGCATCCGCCTGGCCGCGCCGACCGGCAAGGCTGCCGCGCGCCTGACCGAATCGATTGGTCAGCAGGTCGGTGCGCTGGCACTGGATGAGGCGGTCAAGGCGGCGATCCCGACCGAGGTCAGCACCCTGCACCGGCTGCTCGGCAGTCTGCCGGACAGCCGTCACTTCCGCCATCATGCCGGCAACCCGCTGGCGCTGGATGTGCTGGTGGTCGATGAGGCGTCGATGATCGATCTGGAAATGATGGCCTGCCTGCTCACCGCCTTGCCCGAGCAGGCACGGCTGATTCTGCTGGGCGACAAGGACCAACTGGCCTCGGTCGAGGCCGGTGCGGTACTGGGCGATCTGTGTCGGCGCGCCGACGGCGGCTGGTACAGCGCTGAGACCCGGGCCTGGCTGGAACAGGTCAGTGGCCAGTCGCTGGCCGAGGCCGGATTGCTCGAAGGGCAGGCCGATACTCATGCACTGGAGCAGCAGACCGCGATGCTGCGTCACTCTCACCGTTTTGGTCGTGACAGCGGGATTGGCGAGCTGGCCCGGGCGGTCAATCACTGTGACGCTGAACAGGCCCGGCAACTGCTGAGCCGCGGCGGCTTCAGTGATATCCGCAGCCGACCGTTGAAAGGCCCGGGTGACCCGGCCTTTGCTGCGTTGGTGCTGGGCGAGGGCGGCCTGCCCGGCTATGCCGGCTACCTTGAGCAACTGCGCCAGGGGCGCCCGGGAGCGCAGGTCGGCGGTGGTGATCCGGCCTGGGAACAGTGGGCCAGATCGGTATTGCAGGCCTTTGATCGGTTCCAGCTGCTGTGCGCGGTGCGCAAGGGCGACTGGGGCGTTGAGGCGGTCAATCAGCGGGTCGCCAGCCTATTGTGCCGGCGCGGCTTGCTGGCCGGCGAGCATGGCTGGTACGAGGGCCGGCCGGTGTTGGTGACCCGCAACGACTACAGCCTGGGGCTGATGAATGGCGATATCGGCATTGCCCTGCGCATCCGCGAGCCGGCGCTCAATCCCGCTGAGCCCGAGCGTGAGGCACTGCGGGTGGCATTCCCGCGCAACGATGGCAGCGGGGGCATTCGCTTTGTCCTGCCCAGCCGTTTGCCCGATGTCGAAAGCGTGTTCGCCATGACCGTCCACAAGTCCCAGGGCTCGGAGTTTGCCCATGCCGCACTGCTGCTGCCGCCGGCGCGTAACCCGGTGCTGACCAAAGAGCTGGTGTATACCGCAATCACCCGCGCCAGTGCCCAGTTCAGCCTGCTGGAAAGCCGCGAGGGCGTGTTCGAGGAGGCGGTGCGCACCCGGGTACGACGGATCAGCGGACTGGCGCTGGAGCCGGCTGGTCAGAGCTGA
- the recB gene encoding exodeoxyribonuclease V subunit beta produces the protein MSTEQLPLALRCPLRGSRLIEASAGTGKTFTISALYLRLVLGLGNAADFPRELLPYQILVVTFTDAATQELRDRIRARLVEAAQAFRGELPEPDPIITSLRAQIPDAQWPSCARKLEIAAQWMDQAAVSTIHSWCQRMLREHAFDSGSLFEQSLETDQRELLAEVARDYWRLHCYPLQAQALAWVAQHWQHPDQLLQALRPLLGEQVTAGAEPGLQGLIDQALTEQARQLAELKVPWLAWADELEQLIEQGVTQKLVDGRKLQRRYYAPWFELVRQWASDPQQVELALPEAAWNRLSEEGLDEVWKQGAPPTHPALRQLPQLRQALAQLPGPQQPALRHAAAWVAVRFEAEKRRRAQMGFDDMLSRLDAALQGPNGARLAEVIRQQFPVALIDEFQDTDPLQYRIFDAIYRVAENDQDSALLLIGDPKQAIYAFRGADIFTYLQARSATAGRHENLDTNYRSSQNMVAAVNRVFSQAEANNPRGAFLFRRAADNPLPFLPVQAQGRSEQWTLEGHPAAALTAWYLPGETPISAESYRQSMAERCASAMVELLQAGQRGVAGFRRGETLVPVKPADMAVLVRTGREAQYIRQALAERGVRSVYLSDKDSVLDSLEARDLLRWLRACSEPGNDRLLRAALASPTLNLSWAELERLNQDERYWEQRVDQFRDYRRLWLRQGVLPMLHRLLHDFGLPARLLQLGDGERRLTNLLHLAELLQRAARELDGEQALIRHLAEQIQQPGASAADEQVLRLESDAELVKVVTIHKSKGLEYPLVFLPFIADCRPVDGRQPLRVHDGVRSQLVLEPDEETLRRADDERLGEDLRLLYVALTRARHACWLGLADLKKGQGKTSTLHRSAVAWLLAGGQPLPESAALPRWLAAWEQPGEIEVLPAPEPQAQVYQPPQPAQTELRERQPLHRRFQNWWIGSYSALVSGSEAPDSALSEHLGDDERSNRFVPLRPGETPTIHRFPRGPQPGTFIHGLLELAGREGFARLAEPARGYELLAARCQRRGWGEWSACLSDWLGQLLRHPGLLPDQPLALADLLPGTYQSELEFMFSAERVDARQIDALVCAETLDAQPRPQLAAERLNGLFKGFIDLVFEHQGRYWVLDYKSNWLGQGPADYTPAAMQRSILEHRYDLQYVFYLLALHRQLRARLPDYDYDRHVGGAIYWFVRGVEADSGGLWQAKPPRTLIETLDRLFAGQTLEAVDG, from the coding sequence ATGAGTACTGAACAGTTGCCGCTGGCGCTACGCTGCCCGCTGCGTGGCAGCCGCCTGATCGAGGCCAGTGCCGGCACCGGCAAGACCTTCACCATTTCGGCGCTGTATCTGCGTCTGGTGTTGGGGTTGGGCAATGCGGCTGATTTTCCCCGCGAGCTGTTGCCTTACCAGATACTGGTGGTGACCTTCACCGATGCGGCAACCCAGGAGCTGCGTGACCGCATCCGTGCGCGTCTGGTCGAGGCCGCCCAGGCGTTTCGTGGTGAGTTGCCCGAGCCCGACCCGATCATCACCAGCCTGCGCGCACAGATCCCGGACGCGCAGTGGCCCAGCTGCGCCCGCAAGCTCGAGATCGCGGCCCAGTGGATGGATCAGGCGGCAGTCTCGACCATCCACAGCTGGTGTCAGCGCATGCTGCGTGAGCATGCCTTCGACAGTGGCAGCCTGTTCGAGCAGAGTCTGGAAACCGATCAGCGCGAGCTGCTGGCCGAGGTGGCCCGGGACTACTGGCGGCTGCACTGTTACCCGTTGCAGGCTCAGGCCCTGGCCTGGGTGGCGCAGCACTGGCAGCATCCGGATCAACTGTTGCAGGCGCTGCGGCCGCTGCTCGGCGAGCAGGTCACAGCGGGCGCCGAGCCCGGCTTGCAGGGCCTGATCGATCAGGCCCTGACTGAGCAGGCCCGACAGCTGGCGGAACTCAAGGTGCCCTGGCTGGCCTGGGCTGACGAGCTGGAACAGTTAATCGAGCAGGGTGTGACGCAGAAGCTGGTCGATGGGCGCAAGCTCCAGCGGCGCTACTACGCACCCTGGTTTGAGCTGGTGCGGCAGTGGGCAAGCGATCCGCAGCAGGTCGAACTAGCCTTGCCGGAGGCGGCCTGGAACCGGCTCAGTGAAGAGGGGCTGGACGAGGTCTGGAAACAGGGCGCACCACCGACCCATCCGGCGCTGCGGCAATTGCCGCAGCTGCGTCAGGCGCTGGCACAGCTGCCCGGCCCCCAGCAACCGGCCCTGCGCCATGCCGCGGCCTGGGTCGCCGTACGTTTCGAGGCGGAAAAGCGCCGCCGCGCGCAGATGGGTTTTGACGATATGCTGAGCCGTCTGGACGCTGCCCTGCAAGGCCCTAACGGGGCGCGTCTGGCCGAGGTGATCCGCCAGCAGTTCCCGGTTGCCCTGATCGACGAGTTTCAGGATACCGATCCGTTGCAGTACCGGATCTTCGACGCCATCTACCGGGTTGCCGAGAATGATCAGGACAGTGCCCTGCTGCTGATCGGCGACCCGAAACAGGCGATCTACGCCTTTCGTGGTGCCGACATCTTCACCTACCTGCAGGCCCGTAGCGCCACCGCGGGCCGGCATGAAAACCTCGACACCAACTATCGCTCCAGCCAGAACATGGTGGCGGCGGTCAACCGGGTGTTTAGCCAGGCCGAAGCCAACAACCCGCGCGGGGCTTTCCTGTTCCGTCGGGCGGCTGACAACCCGCTGCCGTTTTTGCCGGTCCAGGCCCAGGGACGGAGCGAGCAATGGACCCTGGAGGGCCACCCGGCAGCGGCTTTGACGGCCTGGTATCTGCCCGGCGAGACGCCGATCAGTGCCGAGAGCTACCGTCAGAGCATGGCCGAACGCTGCGCCAGCGCCATGGTCGAACTGCTGCAGGCCGGCCAGCGCGGCGTTGCTGGCTTCCGGCGTGGCGAGACGCTGGTGCCGGTCAAACCGGCGGATATGGCGGTGCTGGTGCGTACCGGCCGCGAGGCCCAGTACATCCGTCAGGCGCTGGCCGAGCGCGGGGTGCGCAGTGTCTATCTGTCGGACAAGGACTCGGTGCTCGACAGTCTCGAAGCCCGTGACCTGCTGCGCTGGTTACGCGCTTGCAGCGAGCCGGGCAATGATCGCTTGCTGCGCGCCGCGCTGGCCAGCCCGACCCTGAATCTGAGCTGGGCCGAGCTGGAACGGCTGAATCAGGATGAGCGTTACTGGGAGCAGCGTGTCGACCAGTTCCGTGATTACCGTCGGCTGTGGCTGCGCCAGGGTGTGCTGCCGATGTTGCATCGGCTGCTGCACGACTTCGGCTTGCCGGCCCGGCTGCTGCAACTGGGTGATGGCGAGCGCCGGCTGACTAACCTGCTGCACCTGGCCGAACTGCTGCAACGCGCCGCCCGTGAGCTGGACGGTGAACAGGCGCTGATCCGCCATCTGGCCGAGCAGATCCAGCAGCCCGGGGCCAGCGCCGCCGACGAGCAGGTGCTGCGACTGGAAAGCGATGCCGAGCTGGTCAAGGTGGTGACCATCCACAAGTCCAAGGGTCTGGAATATCCGCTGGTGTTCCTGCCGTTCATTGCCGACTGCCGCCCGGTCGATGGCCGTCAGCCGCTGCGGGTGCACGATGGCGTGCGCAGCCAACTGGTGCTCGAGCCGGATGAGGAGACCCTGCGCCGGGCCGACGATGAGCGCCTGGGTGAGGATCTGCGCTTGCTGTATGTGGCCCTGACCCGGGCCCGGCACGCCTGCTGGCTGGGGCTGGCCGACCTGAAAAAGGGTCAGGGCAAGACCTCGACCTTGCACCGTAGTGCGGTTGCCTGGCTGCTCGCCGGTGGTCAGCCATTGCCGGAGTCGGCGGCGCTGCCGCGTTGGCTGGCCGCCTGGGAGCAGCCCGGTGAGATCGAGGTGCTACCGGCGCCTGAGCCGCAAGCCCAGGTGTACCAGCCGCCGCAGCCGGCGCAGACTGAACTACGCGAGCGCCAGCCCCTGCACCGGCGCTTTCAGAACTGGTGGATCGGCTCCTACAGCGCCCTGGTCAGCGGTAGCGAGGCGCCTGATAGTGCGTTGTCCGAGCATCTGGGCGATGACGAGCGCAGCAACCGCTTTGTGCCGCTGCGCCCGGGTGAGACGCCGACCATCCACCGCTTCCCGCGCGGCCCGCAGCCGGGCACTTTTATTCATGGGCTGCTGGAGTTGGCCGGACGTGAGGGTTTTGCCCGTCTGGCCGAGCCCGCGCGTGGCTATGAGCTGTTGGCGGCGCGTTGTCAGCGCCGTGGTTGGGGCGAGTGGAGTGCTTGTCTGAGCGACTGGTTGGGGCAACTGCTGCGCCATCCAGGTCTGCTGCCGGATCAGCCACTGGCGCTGGCCGATCTGTTGCCGGGAACCTACCAGAGCGAGCTGGAGTTCATGTTCAGCGCCGAGCGGGTCGATGCCCGGCAGATCGATGCCCTGGTCTGCGCAGAGACCCTGGATGCCCAGCCCCGTCCGCAACTGGCCGCCGAGCGCCTGAATGGCCTGTTCAAGGGCTTTATCGATCTGGTGTTCGAACATCAGGGCCGCTACTGGGTACTCGACTACAAGTCCAACTGGCTCGGCCAGGGGCCGGCCGACTACACCCCGGCAGCGATGCAGCGCAGCATTCTCGAGCACCGCTACGACCTGCAGTACGTATTCTATCTGCTGGCCTTGCACCGGCAGTTGCGCGCCCGGTTGCCGGATTACGACTATGACCGCCATGTCGGCGGTGCCATTTACTGGTTTGTGCGTGGGGTCGAGGCGGACAGCGGCGGGCTCTGGCAGGCCAAGCCGCCACGTACCCTGATCGAAACCCTGGATCGGCTGTTTGCCGGCCAGACGCTGGAGGCTGTCGATGGTTGA